From the genome of Leptolyngbyaceae cyanobacterium, one region includes:
- a CDS encoding pentapeptide repeat-containing protein has protein sequence MINAEELLRRYAAGERDFSEVNLCEANLSGCNLTDIKLEKAELSKTNLSGANLQNANLDRADLEYADLNGANLKGVILWDANLSNTKVQNANFELADCRGASLLTNLSQTNLTGADLRWSKLGNISGANLQKANLEKAKLQGCNLQGANLQEANLKFAKLLGANLDNTNLRGANLEYAELLKDWRNDDSENASLNDAIYDKKTVFPQDFEPEETGAIEFTENYIVYVPYKEGQEWKAEIDSQLPDNVKYMKVRVEATSPETAIEIVGDGCGDCETEVDIWDSDYYTVAPMDIWKCQLETEAEVSEKTQLYSKKFTVAKNYHEKYLFSKCGDYFVYVSCSVVKEKEYDRERYYDNEKIYMRVFATSPREAIWQVKAGEGEVEDAWWQDEEDSKLYRVSEYGIKILKVLDEDAYQVIKQYHEGQREFTGLDLSEANLSEANLSGANLSEANLFEANLFKANLTGVNLSGADLCYANLSGAKLLDTNLNNANLWRANLNEAICNQGTQFPSVCFDDEEESQVFDVDSFGVYLLSVKACLRKVNLANLNLQKLDLSQSDLREANLHSINLSEANLSGADLSGANLQSTKLSKTNLTDAKLCQARFGWGVDLQGANLFGASLRNADLNGINLRQTNLSQADLTQAKLNKADLQEANLTEANLNQADLRGANLRGANLTGTKLQMAFYDQTTQFSEEFNISRSELRLISPKASLQKLDLSGMNLASVDLSEANLSKANLSKANLIKANLSKANLRGANLLEANLSEAVLSQANLNGANLTQANLNQVNLSKANLYEANLSEVNLTKADLNRTNLYGVNLEGANLQYADLSKADLRGANLTGVNFRETKLSQAEYNNQTKFPSDFDPVQAGMLLTSLIKSKKSKLS, from the coding sequence ATGATAAATGCTGAAGAATTGTTGAGACGATACGCAGCAGGAGAACGTGATTTTAGTGAAGTAAATCTTTGTGAAGCTAACTTAAGTGGCTGTAATCTCACAGATATAAAACTAGAAAAAGCAGAATTAAGTAAAACCAATTTGAGTGGTGCTAATCTGCAAAATGCAAACCTAGATCGAGCAGATTTAGAGTATGCCGATCTGAATGGTGCGAATCTTAAAGGGGTAATTCTTTGGGATGCCAATCTCAGCAATACTAAAGTTCAAAATGCAAACTTTGAATTAGCAGATTGTAGAGGCGCAAGTTTACTTACTAACTTGAGTCAAACTAACCTAACAGGGGCAGATTTGAGATGGTCAAAACTGGGAAATATAAGTGGAGCTAATCTGCAAAAAGCTAACTTGGAAAAGGCTAAACTACAAGGCTGTAATTTGCAAGGTGCTAACTTGCAGGAAGCAAACTTAAAGTTTGCCAAACTGTTAGGAGCAAACTTAGATAATACAAATTTACGAGGGGCTAACTTAGAGTATGCCGAATTATTGAAAGATTGGCGGAATGATGACTCTGAAAATGCTTCCTTGAACGATGCCATTTATGATAAAAAAACCGTATTTCCACAAGATTTTGAGCCTGAAGAGACTGGAGCTATAGAATTCACTGAAAACTATATTGTGTATGTCCCTTATAAAGAGGGACAAGAGTGGAAAGCTGAAATTGATAGCCAACTTCCTGATAATGTAAAGTACATGAAAGTCCGTGTTGAAGCTACATCACCTGAAACAGCTATTGAGATCGTAGGTGATGGTTGTGGTGATTGTGAAACTGAAGTTGATATTTGGGATAGCGATTACTATACAGTCGCACCTATGGATATTTGGAAATGTCAACTTGAAACAGAAGCTGAGGTTTCTGAAAAAACTCAATTATATAGTAAAAAATTTACAGTAGCTAAAAATTACCACGAAAAATATTTGTTTAGTAAATGTGGAGATTATTTTGTCTACGTCTCCTGCTCGGTAGTTAAAGAAAAAGAATACGATCGCGAGCGTTATTATGATAACGAAAAAATATATATGCGTGTTTTTGCTACCTCACCTAGAGAAGCTATTTGGCAGGTAAAGGCTGGTGAAGGTGAGGTTGAAGATGCTTGGTGGCAGGATGAAGAAGATAGCAAACTATACCGAGTATCAGAATATGGTATTAAAATTTTGAAAGTTCTTGATGAAGATGCTTATCAAGTTATAAAACAATACCATGAGGGACAAAGAGAGTTTACAGGGTTAGATTTAAGTGAGGCTAATCTGAGTGAAGCTAATTTAAGTGGAGCTAATTTAAGTGAAGCTAACTTATTTGAAGCTAACTTATTTAAAGCTAATTTGACAGGAGTAAACTTGAGTGGAGCAGATCTTTGTTATGCTAATTTGAGTGGAGCTAAGTTACTTGATACAAATTTGAATAATGCTAATCTTTGGCGTGCAAATTTAAATGAGGCAATCTGTAACCAAGGTACTCAATTTCCAAGCGTTTGTTTTGATGATGAAGAGGAGTCTCAAGTTTTTGACGTTGATTCATTTGGAGTTTACTTACTTTCTGTTAAAGCCTGTTTAAGAAAAGTAAATCTGGCAAATCTTAACTTACAGAAACTAGACTTGAGTCAGTCTGACTTGCGTGAGGCAAACTTGCATTCAATAAATTTAAGTGAAGCCAATTTAAGTGGTGCAGATCTGAGTGGGGCAAATTTGCAATCAACAAAACTTTCTAAAACCAATTTAACAGATGCCAAGCTATGTCAGGCTAGATTTGGATGGGGAGTAGACCTACAGGGAGCCAACCTTTTTGGTGCTTCTCTAAGAAATGCTGATTTAAATGGAATTAATCTACGTCAGACTAATCTAAGTCAAGCCGACCTGACTCAAGCTAAACTGAACAAAGCTGATTTGCAAGAAGCAAATTTAACTGAAGCTAACCTCAATCAAGCAGATTTGAGAGGGGCAAATCTCAGAGGAGCTAATTTAACAGGAACAAAATTGCAAATGGCTTTTTACGACCAAACAACTCAATTTTCAGAAGAGTTTAACATCTCTAGATCGGAGTTGCGCCTAATTAGCCCTAAAGCTTCACTGCAAAAACTAGACTTGTCGGGTATGAATTTGGCAAGTGTAGACTTGAGTGAGGCTAATCTAAGTAAAGCTAATTTAAGTAAAGCCAACCTAATTAAAGCTAATCTAAGCAAAGCTAACTTACGGGGAGCAAACTTACTAGAGGCAAATTTGAGTGAGGCAGTATTAAGTCAGGCGAATTTGAATGGTGCAAATCTAACTCAAGCAAACCTCAATCAGGTAAACCTGTCTAAAGCGAACCTATATGAAGCAAATTTGAGTGAAGTAAATCTAACAAAAGCAGACCTAAATCGGACAAATTTATACGGAGTAAATCTAGAGGGAGCCAACCTACAATATGCTGATTTAAGTAAAGCAGATTTACGGGGAGCCAATTTAACTGGAGTCAATTTCCGCGAGACAAAACTGAGTCAGGCAGAGTATAACAATCAAACTAAATTCCCCAGTGACTTTGACCCTGTTCAGGCAGGAATGCTTTTAACATCACTAATAAAATCTAAAAAAAGTAAGTTATCTTAG
- a CDS encoding tetratricopeptide repeat protein, whose translation MSNLEKALAAFYSQDYTTALSLLKPLADEGNTEAQCTIANMHHLGLGLEKNVLEAIKWYVKSSERGYAIASNNLAGIYLSGDEGITADRTEADKWFQKAREQGFLHSPVSSDYLNLQHFRGK comes from the coding sequence ATGTCTAATTTAGAAAAAGCTTTAGCTGCTTTTTACTCTCAAGATTACACTACAGCACTTAGCTTATTAAAACCTTTGGCAGATGAAGGAAATACGGAAGCGCAATGTACGATCGCAAATATGCACCATTTAGGATTGGGTCTAGAAAAAAATGTCTTAGAAGCAATTAAATGGTACGTAAAATCATCTGAACGAGGTTATGCGATCGCTTCCAATAACTTAGCAGGAATTTATCTTTCCGGTGATGAAGGTATAACAGCAGATCGAACAGAAGCAGATAAATGGTTTCAAAAAGCTAGAGAACAAGGATTTTTACATAGTCCTGTTTCTAGTGACTACTTAAACTTACAGCACTTTCGAGGTAAATGA
- a CDS encoding Uma2 family endonuclease has translation MMITTQTKSANRVLLENISWQTYQSLLKDFEEQAGIRLTYDRGKLEIMTPLDPHETYSELIGRFIIALTEEINVEIRSLGSRTCNRQDLARGLEPDKCYYIQNERIVRGISQIDLNQYPPPDLAIEIDITSSSINRLDIYAALGVPEVWRYDDNRLIILRLQDGEYKECEISPTFPQLTPSEVMRFLELSKTMGETSLIKMFREWVRSQAKEKEGE, from the coding sequence ATGATGATTACTACGCAAACCAAAAGTGCTAATCGAGTCCTGCTAGAGAATATTAGCTGGCAGACTTATCAATCGTTATTGAAAGATTTTGAGGAACAAGCAGGAATAAGACTGACTTACGATCGCGGTAAACTAGAAATTATGACACCATTAGATCCACATGAAACTTATTCTGAACTGATTGGTCGTTTTATTATAGCATTAACAGAAGAAATTAACGTTGAAATTCGCAGTTTGGGATCGAGAACTTGCAATCGCCAAGATCTAGCTCGTGGACTGGAACCAGATAAATGCTATTATATTCAAAATGAGAGAATTGTTAGAGGAATAAGTCAAATTGACCTCAATCAATACCCACCTCCAGATTTAGCAATTGAGATTGATATTACCTCTAGTTCTATTAATCGATTAGATATTTATGCAGCTTTGGGTGTACCGGAAGTGTGGCGTTATGATGATAACCGCTTGATAATTTTGCGATTACAAGATGGAGAGTATAAGGAGTGCGAAATTTCTCCTACTTTCCCGCAGTTAACGCCATCGGAAGTTATGCGCTTTTTGGAATTAAGTAAAACGATGGGGGAGACGAGTTTAATTAAGATGTTTCGGGAGTGGGTGAGGAGTCAGGCGAAGGAGAAAGAAGGGGAGTAA
- a CDS encoding restriction endonuclease subunit R: MVQTIQATELTLSDLESKFGIELVEDEQFFPEWVDNLPEITDIEKQRLDRVKASYLNLVKYSLLEEAVKMVVVSPLLDMAGFYLPPFRLITENQVQIAIEDEQTIIKGKIDILVVKERFWVLVIESKRSGISLEAGLPQALAYMLGSPNLDKPVLGMLTNGSSFRFIKLVKENLPKYGLSNLFDIRDRGNELYDVLSIMKRFAEIIIIE, from the coding sequence ATGGTGCAAACAATTCAGGCTACAGAACTAACTCTATCTGACTTGGAATCGAAATTTGGTATAGAACTGGTTGAAGACGAACAGTTTTTTCCAGAATGGGTAGATAATTTGCCAGAAATCACGGATATAGAAAAGCAACGGCTAGATCGAGTGAAGGCAAGTTATTTGAATTTAGTCAAATATTCTTTGTTAGAAGAAGCGGTGAAAATGGTGGTAGTTTCGCCGTTGCTAGATATGGCAGGCTTTTATTTACCTCCATTTCGGTTGATAACAGAAAATCAAGTACAAATTGCGATTGAAGATGAACAGACAATTATTAAGGGAAAAATCGATATTTTAGTGGTAAAAGAACGATTTTGGGTATTAGTAATTGAGTCTAAAAGAAGTGGCATATCGTTAGAAGCTGGTTTACCGCAAGCATTAGCTTATATGTTGGGTAGTCCGAATTTAGATAAACCAGTTTTGGGAATGTTGACGAATGGTAGTAGCTTTCGATTCATTAAATTGGTGAAAGAAAATTTACCGAAATACGGGTTATCTAATTTATTTGATATTCGCGATCGAGGTAATGAATTGTATGATGTTCTCAGTATTATGAAACGATTTGCTGAAATTATTATAATTGAATAA
- a CDS encoding PhzF family phenazine biosynthesis protein, with protein sequence MLNFYIVDVFAVGKYTGNQLAVFTGDEVAKLSDIDMQRIAKEMNYSETTFIPSNEMKNGGYDVRIFTPEQELPFAGHPTLGTAFILQQEIIKNQVETVILNLKVGQIPVTLHYAVDSVEWLWMRQKTPTFGQGFSPDQIAPVLNLDVAEIDNRFPIEEVSTGVPFIIVPLNSLASVKRIKVNKEKYFDLIRNTKAKAILVFCPETYHAENNLNVRMFADAMGVPEDPATGSANGCLAGYLVEYAYFGESSIDIKVEQGYEIGRPSLLLLKAQRSATGIEVNVGGNSIIIAKGEFV encoded by the coding sequence ATGTTGAATTTTTACATTGTCGATGTGTTTGCTGTTGGAAAATATACAGGCAATCAATTAGCTGTTTTTACTGGTGATGAAGTTGCCAAATTATCCGATATTGATATGCAGCGCATCGCCAAGGAAATGAATTATTCGGAAACCACTTTTATTCCATCTAATGAAATGAAAAATGGTGGTTACGACGTGCGGATTTTTACGCCGGAACAGGAGTTACCTTTTGCCGGACATCCAACTCTGGGAACTGCTTTTATCTTACAACAAGAAATCATTAAAAATCAAGTTGAAACGGTTATATTAAATCTAAAAGTAGGACAAATTCCGGTAACTCTACATTATGCGGTAGACTCAGTTGAATGGTTGTGGATGCGTCAAAAAACACCTACTTTCGGTCAAGGTTTTTCGCCAGATCAGATTGCACCAGTCCTCAATTTAGATGTAGCAGAAATTGATAACAGGTTTCCGATTGAAGAAGTTTCTACGGGAGTACCGTTTATCATCGTACCGTTAAATAGTCTCGCATCGGTGAAGAGAATTAAGGTAAATAAAGAGAAGTATTTTGATTTAATTAGGAATACTAAAGCAAAAGCTATTTTGGTATTTTGTCCGGAAACTTATCATGCCGAAAATAACTTGAACGTGCGAATGTTTGCCGATGCAATGGGTGTTCCGGAAGACCCGGCTACTGGCAGCGCCAATGGTTGTTTGGCTGGCTATTTAGTGGAATATGCTTATTTTGGTGAATCATCAATTGATATTAAAGTCGAACAAGGATATGAAATTGGTAGACCTTCTTTGTTGTTATTAAAAGCGCAAAGAAGTGCAACAGGAATTGAAGTAAATGTGGGTGGTAATTCGATTATAATAGCTAAAGGAGAATTTGTTTAG
- the trpE gene encoding anthranilate synthase component I, producing MIFPDFSQFCELAKQGNFVPVYQEWVADLDTPVSAWYKVCAGQPYSFLLESVEGGEKIGRYSLLGCDPLWIMEARGDRTVQTHRDGSLIEFEGDPFEALTYSLQHIQPVQLPELPPGIGGLFGFWGYELIKWMEPRVPVYQGSSDDLPDGLWMQVDNLLIFDQVKRKIWAIAYADLRYANLTLEQAYQQACDRVTRLVEKLQSPLSQQSTLLQWTPPGTGKGEIEYNSNISRENFCANVQKAKQYIKAGDIFQVVLSQRLSSEYTGDPFGLYRSLRLINPSPYMAYFNFGDWQIIGSSPEVMVKAERDRSGGTIATLRPIAGTRHRGKTAQEDTALAEELLQDPKEIAEHVMLVDLGRNDLGRVCKSGTVRVDELMTIERYSHVMHIVSNVIGEVASDKTAWDLLKACFPAGTVSGAPKIRAMEIIHELEGCRRGPYSGVYGYYDFEGQLNSAIAIRTMVVRDRGDGKHTVSVQAGAGLVADSVPEKEYEETLNKARGLLEAIRCLR from the coding sequence ATGATATTTCCCGATTTCTCCCAATTTTGCGAACTAGCTAAACAAGGTAATTTTGTTCCAGTTTACCAAGAATGGGTGGCCGATTTGGATACACCCGTGTCTGCTTGGTATAAGGTTTGTGCAGGCCAGCCTTACAGCTTCCTGTTAGAATCTGTGGAAGGTGGGGAGAAAATCGGACGCTACAGTTTGCTGGGATGCGATCCGCTGTGGATAATGGAAGCAAGGGGCGATCGCACTGTCCAAACTCACCGGGATGGATCGTTAATCGAGTTTGAAGGCGATCCGTTTGAAGCATTAACTTATTCTCTCCAACACATTCAACCTGTTCAGTTACCTGAGTTACCACCTGGGATTGGTGGATTGTTTGGTTTTTGGGGATATGAATTAATTAAATGGATGGAACCTCGCGTACCAGTTTACCAAGGTTCATCGGATGATTTGCCGGATGGTTTGTGGATGCAGGTAGATAATTTGTTGATTTTCGATCAGGTTAAGCGGAAAATTTGGGCGATCGCATATGCGGATCTGAGATATGCTAATTTAACTTTAGAGCAAGCTTATCAGCAGGCGTGCGATCGCGTAACTCGCTTGGTAGAGAAATTGCAATCCCCCCTTTCTCAGCAAAGTACCCTGCTGCAATGGACGCCACCGGGAACGGGTAAAGGGGAAATTGAATACAACAGCAATATATCGCGAGAAAATTTTTGTGCTAACGTGCAGAAAGCCAAGCAATATATCAAAGCTGGCGATATTTTCCAAGTAGTGCTTTCTCAGCGACTTTCATCGGAATATACTGGCGATCCGTTTGGATTGTATCGTTCTTTGCGATTAATTAATCCTTCGCCTTATATGGCTTATTTTAACTTCGGTGATTGGCAAATAATTGGTTCGAGTCCGGAAGTGATGGTAAAAGCAGAACGCGATCGATCTGGGGGAACTATAGCTACTTTACGACCAATTGCCGGAACTCGCCACCGGGGAAAAACTGCACAAGAAGATACCGCTTTAGCAGAAGAATTGTTGCAAGATCCCAAGGAAATTGCCGAACACGTCATGTTAGTAGATTTGGGAAGAAATGATTTGGGTAGAGTTTGCAAAAGCGGAACGGTGAGAGTTGATGAATTAATGACGATCGAACGTTACTCTCACGTCATGCACATTGTAAGTAATGTAATTGGAGAAGTTGCATCTGATAAAACTGCATGGGATTTGTTGAAAGCTTGTTTTCCAGCGGGAACTGTCAGTGGCGCACCGAAAATTCGTGCAATGGAAATTATCCACGAGTTAGAAGGTTGTCGCCGTGGCCCTTATTCTGGGGTTTACGGTTATTATGATTTTGAGGGACAGTTGAATAGCGCGATCGCAATTCGCACGATGGTTGTGCGCGATCGAGGTGATGGAAAACACACCGTATCCGTACAAGCAGGTGCCGGTTTAGTAGCTGATTCCGTACCAGAAAAAGAGTATGAAGAAACCCTCAATAAAGCCAGAGGTTTGTTAGAAGCGATTCGCTGCTTGCGCTAA